In Chrysemys picta bellii isolate R12L10 chromosome 3, ASM1138683v2, whole genome shotgun sequence, a single genomic region encodes these proteins:
- the LOC135982621 gene encoding uncharacterized protein LOC135982621 has translation MESSQDRKRAPAWTEREVRDLLAIWGDEAVIAELRSSKRNGKVLEKISKAMKDRGHNRDTQQCRVKIKELRQAYHKAREANGRSGAEPQTCRYYAELHAILGGAATTTPTVCYDSLTGETHREDGSGNEEDDDGGTVGSSQQQGSGETGFPNSQDMFVTLDLEPVTPELTQDPQGTQETSAANVSPSQRLVNIRKRKRRTRDEMFTELQMSAQADRAQQNAWRQSMSEMRKAQYEREERWRAESREEQSKWRAEDDRWCQLADRRQEAMLRLLEHETDMLERMVELQERQQEQRPSLQPLCNQQTSSPSSIASSPRRPRTRWGGLRPPSHSTPDDRPSIRRLAFNKT, from the exons atggagtcctcccaggatcgcaaaagagctccagcatggaccgaacgggaggtacgagatctgctcgccatatggggagatgaagcagtgatagctgaactccgtagcagtaaaagaaatggaaaagtattagaaaagatctccaaggccatgaaggaccgaggccataacagggacacacagcagtgccgcgtgaaaattaaggagctacggcaagcttaccacaaagccagagaagcaaatggaaggtccggggcagagccgcaaacttgccgctactacgcggagctgcatgcgatcctagggggtgcagccaccactaccccaaccgtgtgctatgactctctcactggagaaacacacagggaagatggttcggggaacgaggaagatgacgatggaggtactgtaggtagctcacagcagcaaggaagcggagaaaccggtttccccaacagccaggatatgtttgtgaccctggacctggaaccagtaacccccgaactcacccaagaccctcagggcacacaggagacctctg ctgcaaatgtttctccttcgcagaggctcgtgaacattagaaagagaaaacgtaggacgagggacgagatgttcacggagctgcagatgtccgcccaggctgatagagcacagcagaatgcgtggaggcagtcaatgtcggagatgagaaaagcccaatatgaacgagaggagaggtggcgggctgaatcgcgggaagaacagagcaagtggcgggctgaagacgataggtggtgtcagcttgcagacagacggcaagaggcaatgctccgtctgctggagcatgaaactgatatgctcgagcgtatggttgagttgcaggaaaggcagcaggagcagagaccgtcgctacagcccctgtgtaaccaacagacctcctccccaagttccatagcctcctcacccagacgcccaagaacacggtgggggggcctccgtccacccagtcactccaccccagatgatcgcccaagcatcagaaggctggccttcaataagacttaa